From a single Acidobacteriota bacterium genomic region:
- a CDS encoding gluconate 2-dehydrogenase subunit 3 family protein: MKRRCFIQTLAATPAMALPITAELHAQQGAPARPAPTTEDAPKLEIAALDVGGETVPRFFSAPQFAALRKLSDILMPPLNGLPGALEAEAPEFLDFLIGKSPADRQQLYKAGLDALNAQALRQFKQAFAEVDEAQAATLLAPLRQPWTYEPPADPFARFLREAKQDVRTATQNSRAYVAAGATGGRRGGGMGQYWYPLD; this comes from the coding sequence GAAACGACGATGCTTTATTCAAACCCTTGCTGCCACGCCTGCCATGGCGTTACCCATCACTGCTGAACTACACGCGCAACAAGGCGCACCCGCACGTCCGGCGCCCACGACAGAGGACGCGCCGAAGCTGGAAATTGCTGCGCTGGATGTGGGCGGAGAAACGGTGCCGCGCTTTTTCAGCGCGCCGCAATTCGCTGCGTTGCGCAAACTGAGCGACATCCTGATGCCGCCGCTCAATGGCTTGCCGGGCGCGCTGGAGGCCGAGGCGCCGGAGTTCCTCGACTTCCTGATCGGCAAATCGCCCGCTGACCGGCAGCAGCTTTACAAGGCCGGGCTGGATGCCTTGAACGCGCAGGCGCTGCGGCAATTCAAGCAAGCCTTTGCCGAGGTGGACGAGGCGCAGGCTGCTACGTTGCTCGCGCCGTTGCGCCAGCCGTGGACGTATGAGCCGCCCGCTGATCCCTTCGCCCGTTTCTTGCGTGAGGCGAAACAGGATGTGCGCACGGCGACGCAGAATTCGCGCGCGTATGTGGCGGCGGGTGCCACGGGCGGACGGCGTGGCGGCGGGATGGGGCAGTATTGGTATCCGTTGGATTAA